A window from Peromyscus eremicus chromosome 1, PerEre_H2_v1, whole genome shotgun sequence encodes these proteins:
- the Cnfn gene encoding cornifelin — protein MSYPVTSQPQCANTCYQTQLSDWHTGLTDCCNDMPVCLCGTFAPLCLACRISDDFGECCCAPYLPGGLHSLRTGMRERYHIQGSVGHDWATLTFCLPCALCQMARELKIRE, from the exons ATGTCTTATCCAGTGACCAGTCAGCCTCAGTGTGCCAATACCTGCTACCAGACACAGCTCAGCGATTGGCACACGGGCCTCACCGACTGCTGCAACGACATGCCCGTCT GTCTGTGCGGCACTTTTGCTCCACTGTGCCTCGCCTGTCGCATCTCTGACGACTTCGGGGAGTGCTGCTGCGCGCCGTACCTGCCCGGAGGCCTGCACTCTCTGCGCACAGGCATGCGGGAGCGCTACCACATCCAG GGCTCCGTCGGGCACGACTGGGCTACCCTCACCTTTTGCCTGCCCTGCGCCCTCTGTCAGATGGCACGGGAACTGAAGATCCGCGAGTAA